One stretch of Arachis hypogaea cultivar Tifrunner chromosome 20, arahy.Tifrunner.gnm2.J5K5, whole genome shotgun sequence DNA includes these proteins:
- the LOC112785696 gene encoding uncharacterized protein: protein MRRNRIWRLVRRDNEIASKPEDIAKVAEDYFCDIFTSSCSADLNPYLEDLEPKVTASINRRLQRPVTMDEVKRATFSVHAQSAPGDDGFTAKFFHFFWDIVGGDIFKAVRSFFHSGRILKSFNHTQICLIPKVPDASDMTQSAPNTSQSILELLEIYEGFSGQKVNLNKSAIFFSHNTPQNTRLAVAQTLNIEHIGAQDKYLGLPSIVQKSKKATFGAIKDKVQKRIMGWKRSLLSSGGRHTLLRAVGEAIPIYTLSCFKLPDMLLTEIHSMLSQFWWGQKGAERRMVWIKWDTMTRPKKDGGLWIKDLMAQNLALLGKQCWRLMKYPNSTLSRMLKAKYFRYTDFLHSEIGSVPSWRWRSVLEGRKVIEKGLLWKICSGTNVRIFHDPWLPPPVPLNVPQNALTIPPNLQVYYISALLNPDRSWNRNLIESIFSVDICNKLLSIKPIEEEDEVNWC from the exons ATGCGAAGGAACAGAATTTGGAGATTAGTAAGGAGGGACAATGAGATTGCATCGAAACCGGAGGATATTGCAAAGGTAGCTGAAGACTACTTTTGTgatatttttacttcttcttgTTCGGCTGATCTAAATCCATACTTAGAGGATTTAGAGCCTAAGGTTACAGCTTCCATAAACCGTAGGCTCCAAAGGCCAGTAACTATGGACGAGGTCAAAAGAGCTACATTTAGTGTTCATGCTCAAAGTGCTCCTGGTGATGACGGGTTTACAGCtaagttttttcactttttctgggaTATAGTTGGAGGTGACATTTTTAAGGCAGTGAGAAGTTTCTTTCACAGTGGCAGAATTCTAAAAAGCTTCAATCATactcaaatttgtttgattccaaaggTGCCAGATGCCAGTGACATGACTCAG AGCGCACCTAATACAAGCCAAAGTATTCTAGAATTGCTAGAGATCTATGAGGGTTTCAGTGGGCAAAAAGTCAATTTGAATAAGTCGGCTATCTTTTTCAGTCACAACACACCCCAGAACACAAGACTAGCAGTTGCTCAGACACTAAATATTGAACATATCGGAGCACAAGACAAATACTTGGGACTGccctctatagttcaaaaatcaaagaaagcaaccTTTGGAGCTATCAAGGATAAAGTTCAGAAGAGGATTATGGGTTGGAAAAGAAGTCTATTGTCATCAGGTGGCAGGCACACGCTATTAAGAGCGGTGGGGGAGgcgattcctatttatacactctcttgttTCAAGCTCCCAGACATGCTGTTGACTGAGATTCATAGCATGCTCTCGCAATTTTGGTGGGGTCAAAAAGGCGCAGAACGAAGAATGGTTTGGATTAAATGGGACACAATGACGAGACCGAAGAAAGATGGAGGGCTGTGGATCAAGGACCTAATGGCGCAAAATTTGGCTTTATTGGGCAAGCAATGTTGGCGTCTAATGAAATACCCTAATTCTACTctatcaagaatgctcaaagctaaaTATTTCAGATATACAGATTTCCTACATTCAGAGATAGGAAGCGTACCGTCGTGGCGCTGGAGAAGTGTTCTTGAAGGGCGCAAGGTGATCGAGAAAGGCTTGTTATGGAAAATATGCTCTGGTACTAATGTTCGCATCTTCCATGACCCCTGGCTCCCACCACCAGTGCCCCTTAATGTCCCTCAAAATGCACTCACAATCCCGCCAAATCTACAAGTATATTACATTAGTGCGTTACTAAATCCTGATAGAAGCTGGAATAGAAATCTGATTGAGTCAATTTTTTCAGTTGATATATGCAATAAACTTCTTTCAATCAAACCAATAGAGGAGGAAGATGAAGTTAATTGGTGCTGA